One stretch of Miscanthus floridulus cultivar M001 chromosome 18, ASM1932011v1, whole genome shotgun sequence DNA includes these proteins:
- the LOC136523932 gene encoding uncharacterized protein, whose protein sequence is MGDTQTLQRAHVQRVQRWARPPEGHLKLNCDASFIPERKCGGWGFLIRDSDGDVVLSGWGRVNLLLNAFQAEAIACLQGVQAACNLGIGRQILETDALKVKQALSTEEIDLSGAGGIVQELKFMMVPRSPARVSQLLTVIADHTHYG, encoded by the coding sequence ATGGGTGATACTCAAACGCTGCAAAGAGCGCATGTGCAAAGGGTACAGCGCTGGGCCAGGCCACCGGAGGGACATCTGAAACTGAATTGCGATGCTTCTTTCATCCCAGAAAGAAAGTGCGGTGGGTGGGGCTTTTTGATCAGGGACAGTGATGGAGATGTTGTGCTAAGTGGATGGGGGCGTGTAAATCTCTTGCTGAATGCATTCCAGGCTGAAGCGATTGCATGTCTGCAGGGTGTCCAAGCTGCATGTAATTTGGGGATTGGCCGGCAGATCTTGGAGACTGATGCGCTGAAAGTTAAACAAGCGTTGTCAACTGAAGAAATTGATTTGTCAGGGGCTGGTGGCATTGTCCAGGAACTGAAGTTCATGATGGTCCCGAGATCTCCGGCACGGGTGAGCCAATTGCTTACCGTCattgccgaccacacacactacggatag
- the LOC136522406 gene encoding peroxidase 1-like has product MAIKPFVIMLLPVALLLVTGSSPVVAQLEVGYYSKTCPNVEAIVRTEMEKIISAAPSLAGPLLRLHFHDCFVRGCDASVLLNSTEGNLAERDAKPNKSLRGFSSVERVKAKLEAACPNIVSCADILTLMARDAVVLAKGPFWPVALGRRDGRVSSATEAADQLPPAYGDIPLLTKIFASKGLDVNDLAVLSGAHTLGTAHCPSYADRLYNFSSAYNSDPSLDSEYADRLRTRCKSVDDKAMLSEMDPGSYKTFDTSYYHHVAKRRGLFQSDAALLADATTREYVQRIATGKFDDVFFKDFSESMIKMGNVAVLTGAVGEIRKKCYIVN; this is encoded by the exons ATGGCGATTAAGCCTTTTGTAATTATGCTGCTGCCTGTTGCCCTCCTGCTGGTCACAGGTAGCTCACCGGTGGTGGCTCAGCTTGAGGTCGGCTACTACAGCAAGACATGCCCGAACGTCGAGGCGATCGTCCGCACGGAGATGGAGAAGATCATCTCTGCTGCACCCAGCCTTGCTGGCCCGCTCCTCAGGCTTCAtttccacgactgcttcgtcagG GGCTGTGATGCCTCTGTCCTGCTCAACTCCACCGAGGGCAACCTGGCAGAGAGGGACGCCAAGCCGAACAAGAGCCTCCGGGGATTTAGTTCCGTGGAGAGGGTGAAGGCCAAGCTCGAGGCCGCCTGCCCCAACATCGTTTCCTGTGCCGACATCCTCACACTCATGGCCCGCGACGCCGTCGTGCTTGCCAAGGGCCCCTTCTGGCCAGTCGCACTAGGCAGGAGAGACGGCCGCGTCTCCAGCGCAACAGAGGCGGCCGACCAGCTGCCTCCAGCTTACGGGGACATCCCACTGCTCACCAAGATTTTCGCTTCCAAAGGCCTCGACGTGAACGACCTCGCCGTCCTCTCCGGCGCCCACACCCTTGGCACGGCGCACTGCCCGTCCTACGCCGACCGGCTCTACAACTTCAGCAGCGCGTACAACTCGGACCCATCCCTCGACAGCGAGTACGCTGACAGGCTGAGAACGCGCTGCAAGAGCGTCGACGACAAGGCCATGCTTTCTGAGATGGACCCTGGCAGCTACAAGACCTTCGACACCAGCTACTACCACCACGTCGCCAAGCGGAGGGGGCTCTTCCAGTCCGATGCCGCGCTCCTCGCGGACGCTACCACTAGGGAGTACGTCCAGCGCATTGCCACCGGCAAGTTTGACGACGTGTTCTTTAAGGACTTCAGCGAGTCCATGATCAAGATGGGCAACGTCGCCGTGCTCACCGGTGCAGTGGGGGAGATCAGGAAGAAATGCTACATCGTCAACTAA